The following proteins are co-located in the Pyrobaculum calidifontis JCM 11548 genome:
- a CDS encoding DUF460 domain-containing protein encodes MPILGIDVVPGGGFAYVVLENNVVVERGVTDVRNLVNLFKKYRCEVLAVDSVSELFQHGRLLIKALGRLPYVVNVVEVTRGMELKSTEDLVREYFGVEKGRLDPLETAFYLAMLAQRGVGTPVKLFEEETVILIHRRISTTPGGMSRNRYMRNVTHRIKALMAKIEARLKEAKLDYDLFVKEESGEVSSAKFVVYANREVVRRYVKPMRSIDVAVSIFSLPAKRGEEAHTLRYLIIGVDPGVVTGLAILTLDGEVLDTVARRSFSRGDLVRYVQQWGVPVLVATDVGEAPEYVKRLAAMVGAALYTPGRDLSTEEKAQIVERTGWRVKTTHERDALAAAYRAYLEYKPKFERIEKEFGAILKPEQMAYAKALVIRGYSIAQAVSEALKRKERGETRVVYITVEKPCSSEDEKLSSLVKALQYENQQLQREVEELRRENAALRRAMEDEKWKDVKYREMQMRIEQLLRTLGEKEAEINSLKKTFVEVLMDRERYRVVHKTELSECRGGEYAGTICKNFESLDEAVARKSLGVPLKEVVKLDLGEFYVVDMDKVAELVAEIKRRLDERKGVDLKKIVEEYRRGLV; translated from the coding sequence GTGCCCATCCTTGGCATAGACGTTGTGCCTGGCGGCGGATTTGCCTACGTGGTTCTTGAGAATAATGTCGTCGTGGAGAGAGGGGTAACAGACGTACGCAACTTGGTTAATCTGTTTAAAAAATACCGTTGCGAAGTTTTGGCTGTCGACAGCGTAAGCGAGCTGTTTCAACACGGCCGGCTGTTGATCAAGGCGTTGGGCAGACTGCCCTACGTGGTTAACGTGGTGGAGGTCACCAGGGGCATGGAGCTTAAAAGCACCGAGGACCTTGTCAGAGAATATTTCGGTGTTGAAAAGGGGCGGCTAGACCCCCTTGAGACCGCGTTTTACCTAGCCATGCTTGCACAGAGGGGGGTAGGCACGCCGGTTAAACTTTTTGAAGAGGAGACCGTAATCTTGATACACCGCCGCATTTCCACGACGCCGGGCGGCATGAGCAGGAATCGGTATATGAGGAATGTGACTCATAGGATAAAGGCGCTTATGGCCAAGATCGAGGCAAGGCTTAAGGAGGCTAAACTAGACTACGACTTGTTTGTAAAAGAGGAGTCTGGCGAGGTGAGCTCTGCGAAGTTTGTAGTGTATGCAAATAGAGAGGTGGTGAGGCGCTACGTCAAGCCCATGAGGAGCATAGACGTGGCAGTCTCCATATTTTCTCTCCCAGCCAAACGCGGCGAGGAGGCGCATACATTGCGCTACCTAATAATCGGCGTGGACCCAGGCGTTGTGACAGGCTTAGCCATTTTGACGCTGGACGGGGAAGTTTTAGACACGGTGGCACGGCGCAGTTTTTCACGCGGGGATTTAGTTAGATATGTACAACAGTGGGGCGTCCCCGTCCTCGTGGCGACAGACGTGGGAGAGGCCCCGGAGTACGTCAAACGCCTCGCCGCAATGGTGGGGGCGGCGTTGTACACACCTGGCAGAGACTTGTCGACGGAGGAAAAGGCGCAGATAGTTGAAAGAACTGGCTGGCGGGTCAAGACTACTCATGAGAGAGATGCGCTGGCCGCGGCGTATAGGGCGTATTTGGAGTACAAGCCCAAGTTTGAGAGAATTGAGAAAGAGTTTGGCGCCATTCTTAAGCCGGAGCAGATGGCGTATGCGAAGGCGCTGGTAATAAGAGGCTACTCTATTGCGCAGGCGGTTTCCGAGGCGCTTAAGAGAAAGGAGAGGGGTGAGACAAGGGTGGTGTATATAACGGTCGAAAAGCCCTGTAGTTCAGAAGACGAGAAGTTGTCCTCGCTTGTAAAGGCGTTGCAGTACGAGAACCAACAGTTGCAGAGGGAAGTAGAGGAGTTGAGGAGAGAGAATGCCGCCTTGCGTAGGGCAATGGAAGACGAGAAGTGGAAGGACGTCAAATACAGGGAAATGCAAATGAGAATAGAGCAGCTTCTGCGAACATTAGGCGAAAAGGAGGCGGAGATCAACTCGCTCAAGAAGACTTTTGTAGAAGTCCTCATGGACAGAGAGAGATACAGGGTGGTTCACAAGACTGAGCTGTCCGAGTGCCGCGGCGGCGAATATGCCGGGACCATATGTAAAAACTTTGAAAGTCTCGATGAGGCAGTTGCGCGCAAGTCGCTCGGGGTGCCCCTCAAGGAGGTGGTGAAGCTAGACCTCGGCGAGTTCTACGTAGTAGACATGGACAAGGTGGCGGAGCTCGTAGCCGAAATTAAGAGGAGGTTAGACGAGCGCAAAGGCGTTGACTTAAAGAAAATAGTGGAGGAGTACCGTCGGGGCCTAGTATAG
- a CDS encoding RIO1 family regulatory kinase/ATPase domain-containing protein — translation MIKDVVEAYGQLEKRDLRVLRMIEAGHRRYEFVPQEVIERWCRCRREEVAQIIRRLHYLGLLRRNVAPYLGWKITAQGYDVLAIHTLRVKRKVLKLSPTPVGVGKEAVVYVGESPSGFKLAVKFHRGGVSVFRYEKAFQRLVKKYAHLAQVYETRLSALAEYFALEKVFEAGGHVPEPIAVNRHVVIMAYIDGVELYRCRSCDFRRVAEDVLETVATALRIGIVHGDLSPYNVIAGERGYVIDWPQWMPTDSPGAEAYLRRDLENISAFFRRVGVELQLKDFELGRGMGDAFVELINKNLRM, via the coding sequence GTGATAAAAGACGTCGTAGAGGCGTATGGCCAGCTGGAGAAGAGGGATTTGAGAGTTCTGAGGATGATTGAGGCTGGGCATAGGAGGTACGAATTTGTGCCACAGGAGGTTATTGAGAGGTGGTGCAGATGTAGACGCGAAGAGGTGGCGCAGATAATTCGGCGGTTGCACTACCTCGGCCTACTACGCCGCAATGTTGCCCCATATCTTGGGTGGAAGATAACGGCGCAAGGCTACGACGTGCTTGCAATACATACTCTAAGGGTTAAGAGAAAGGTCTTGAAGCTGTCTCCCACGCCCGTCGGCGTTGGCAAGGAGGCGGTAGTTTACGTGGGGGAGAGCCCCTCTGGCTTTAAACTCGCCGTCAAGTTCCACAGGGGCGGAGTCTCTGTCTTTAGGTATGAGAAGGCGTTTCAAAGACTTGTGAAAAAGTACGCGCACCTCGCCCAGGTATACGAAACTAGGCTCTCTGCGCTTGCCGAGTACTTTGCCCTTGAAAAAGTGTTCGAAGCGGGGGGGCACGTCCCAGAGCCCATAGCGGTGAATAGACACGTCGTTATTATGGCATATATAGACGGCGTAGAGTTGTATAGATGTAGGAGTTGCGACTTTAGACGAGTGGCGGAGGACGTGTTAGAGACGGTGGCCACGGCCTTGCGCATAGGCATCGTCCACGGAGACCTTTCTCCCTACAACGTCATTGCCGGAGAGCGCGGCTACGTCATCGACTGGCCGCAGTGGATGCCTACAGATAGCCCAGGCGCCGAGGCGTATCTAAGACGCGACCTTGAGAACATCTCAGCGTTTTTCCGAAGGGTTGGGGTTGAGCTTCAGTTAAAGGACTTCGAGCTCGGCCGCGGCATGGGGGACGCGTTTGTGGAGCTCATAAATAAAAACCTGAGAATGTAA